In a genomic window of Quercus lobata isolate SW786 chromosome 4, ValleyOak3.0 Primary Assembly, whole genome shotgun sequence:
- the LOC115987113 gene encoding metal tolerance protein 10-like isoform X2 — protein sequence MEAMTASGFAPGNLTEDEMKQLAKSERLAIRISNLANVVLFAAKVFASIESRSLAVIASTLDSLLDLLSGFILWFTSHAMRSPNQYHYPIGKKRMQPVGIIVFASVMATLGLQILLESGRQFVNKTEPEKDPQKEKWMIGIMCFVTVVKFALMVYCRRFKNEIVRAYAQDHFFDVITNSIGLAAAVLAIRYKWWIDPTGAIIIALYTMNTWTKTVFENVFALIGRTAPPEFLAKLTYLIWNHHEDIKHIDTVRAYTFGCHYFVEVDIVLPQDMLLNKAHNIGETLQEKLEQLPEIERAFVHIDFEYTHKPEHKTTV from the exons ATGGAGGCTATGACTGCATCAGGTTTTGCTCCTGGAAATCTAACTGAG GATGAGATGAAGCAGCTTGCAAAGAGTGAGAGATTGGCTATCCGGATATCAAATTTAGCTAACGTTGTGCTCTTTGCGGCCAAGGTTTTTGCTTCTATTGAGAGCAGATCATTGGCAGTTATTGCCTCTACCTTGGATTCACTCTTAGATCTCTTGTCGGGGTTTATATTGTGGTTCACTTCTCATGCCATGCGAAGCCCAAACCAGTATCATTATCCAATTGGAAAAAAAAGGATGCAGCCAGTG GGAATCATTGTTTTTGCATCAGTAATGGCAACTCTAGGATTACAGATACTGCTTGAGTCTGGTCGACAATTCGTTAATAAG ACTGAGCCTGAAAAGGATCCTCAGAAGGAGAAATGGATGATTGGAATAATGTGCTTCGTAACTGTAGTGAAGTTTGCGCTCATGGTCTATTGTCGaagatttaaaaatgaaattgttagAGCCTATGCACAAGATCATTTCTTCGATGTTATTACTAATTCAATTGGTTTGGCAGCAGCTGTCCTGGCCATTCGATATAAATGGTGGATTGACCCTACTGGAGCTATTATA ATAGCTTTATATACAATGAATACATGGACAAAGACGGTCTTTGAGAATGTATTTGCACTAATTGGAAGGACAGCACCACCTGAATTTTTGGCAAAGTTAACATATCTGATATGGAACCACCATGAAGATATCAAGCACATTGACACAGTAAGAGCATACACTTTTGGTTGTCATTATTTTGTGGAGGTTGACATTGTTTTGCCACAAGACATGCTTCTGAACAAAGCACATAATATTGGTGAGACACTGCAAGAGAAGCTGGAGCAACTCCCTGAAATTGAGAGAGCTTTTGTGCATATAGACTTTGAGTATACTCACAAGCCTGAGCACAAGACCACAGTTTGA
- the LOC115987113 gene encoding metal tolerance protein 9-like isoform X1, producing MFCDSHSSQKNKKIKKPKAQRRTVCFFLFFRERERESESESESERVMEDGKRGTVEENIESRREPLLPADVSWRLNLQEFPVLPPRRDERGSFILRRFRRTTGKRCKVADYYKKQERLLEGFTEMEAMTASGFAPGNLTEDEMKQLAKSERLAIRISNLANVVLFAAKVFASIESRSLAVIASTLDSLLDLLSGFILWFTSHAMRSPNQYHYPIGKKRMQPVGIIVFASVMATLGLQILLESGRQFVNKTEPEKDPQKEKWMIGIMCFVTVVKFALMVYCRRFKNEIVRAYAQDHFFDVITNSIGLAAAVLAIRYKWWIDPTGAIIIALYTMNTWTKTVFENVFALIGRTAPPEFLAKLTYLIWNHHEDIKHIDTVRAYTFGCHYFVEVDIVLPQDMLLNKAHNIGETLQEKLEQLPEIERAFVHIDFEYTHKPEHKTTV from the exons ATGTTTTGTGATTCTCattcaagccaaaaaaataaaaaaataaaaaaaccaaaagctCAACGAAGAacagtgtgtttttttttattttttagagagagagagagagagagtgagagtgagagtgagagtgagagagtgatGGAAGATGGAAAGAGAGGCACGGTGGAGGAAAACATTGAGAGCAGAAGGGAGCCTCTTTTGCCAGCAGACGTGTCATGGAGGCTAAACCTGCAAGAGTTTCCTGTACTGCCTCCAAGAAGAGATGAACGTGGCTCCTTCATTCTGCGCCGCTTTCGTCGTACCACAG GGAAACGATGCAAGGTTGCTGATTACTACAAGAAACAAGAAAGGCTCCTTGAAGGGTTTACTGAGATGGAGGCTATGACTGCATCAGGTTTTGCTCCTGGAAATCTAACTGAG GATGAGATGAAGCAGCTTGCAAAGAGTGAGAGATTGGCTATCCGGATATCAAATTTAGCTAACGTTGTGCTCTTTGCGGCCAAGGTTTTTGCTTCTATTGAGAGCAGATCATTGGCAGTTATTGCCTCTACCTTGGATTCACTCTTAGATCTCTTGTCGGGGTTTATATTGTGGTTCACTTCTCATGCCATGCGAAGCCCAAACCAGTATCATTATCCAATTGGAAAAAAAAGGATGCAGCCAGTG GGAATCATTGTTTTTGCATCAGTAATGGCAACTCTAGGATTACAGATACTGCTTGAGTCTGGTCGACAATTCGTTAATAAG ACTGAGCCTGAAAAGGATCCTCAGAAGGAGAAATGGATGATTGGAATAATGTGCTTCGTAACTGTAGTGAAGTTTGCGCTCATGGTCTATTGTCGaagatttaaaaatgaaattgttagAGCCTATGCACAAGATCATTTCTTCGATGTTATTACTAATTCAATTGGTTTGGCAGCAGCTGTCCTGGCCATTCGATATAAATGGTGGATTGACCCTACTGGAGCTATTATA ATAGCTTTATATACAATGAATACATGGACAAAGACGGTCTTTGAGAATGTATTTGCACTAATTGGAAGGACAGCACCACCTGAATTTTTGGCAAAGTTAACATATCTGATATGGAACCACCATGAAGATATCAAGCACATTGACACAGTAAGAGCATACACTTTTGGTTGTCATTATTTTGTGGAGGTTGACATTGTTTTGCCACAAGACATGCTTCTGAACAAAGCACATAATATTGGTGAGACACTGCAAGAGAAGCTGGAGCAACTCCCTGAAATTGAGAGAGCTTTTGTGCATATAGACTTTGAGTATACTCACAAGCCTGAGCACAAGACCACAGTTTGA